The following are from one region of the Megachile rotundata isolate GNS110a chromosome 15, iyMegRotu1, whole genome shotgun sequence genome:
- the LOC100880678 gene encoding uncharacterized protein LOC100880678 — translation MTNAMGGANLHTPSSIFQHMMGQQSTSQPGPWLQLPQVPPMTIPWSVPSLQQPELVRFTGGPSFEPVAHQKRKLETPDLLDTRQTKQFITEEKMAAHFKDLHISSNYQPQSPVPSTSTATTHPTVHSRELNMELEIDATNVVDTDQAKSEHPRLVLSEELKRLQQEPILPSSLLSKFERPSMALVLWEPPNKHLRILPTRDTPTPIPSASDDNNNNNTNNNNNNNNNTNNNNNNNEAVYDLNQTLSSNSLIFEPMEL, via the exons ATGACA AATGCAATGGGAGGAGCAAATCTGCATACACCCTCATCGATATTCCAACATATGATGGGTCAACAAAGTACTTCACAACCTGGGCCATGGTTACAATTGCCACAAGTGCCACCAATGACGATACCATGGAGTGTGCCATCTCTGCAGCAGCCTGAATTAGTCAGATTCACCGGTGGACCAAGTTTTGAACCTGTTGCCCATCAAAAGAGAAAACTTGAAACACCTGATCTGTTGGATAC AAGGCAAACAAAACAGTTTATAACGGAAGAAAAAATGGCTGCACATTTCAAAGATTTGCATATTAGTTCCAATTATCAGCCACAGTCTCCAGTTCCATCAACTTCAACAGCTACTACACATCCAACAGTGCACTCTAGGGAACTAAATATGGAATTAGAAATAGATGCAACTAATGTAGTTGATACAGATCAAGCAAAATCTGAACATCCTAGGTTGGTTTTATCAGAAGAACTAAAAAGACTCCAACAGGAACCCATTCTTCCATCTTCTTTGTTATCTAAGTT CGAAAGGCCCTCCATGGCTTTAGTTCTTTGGGAACCACCAAACAAACATTTACGTATTTTGCCAACAAGGGATACGCCGACTCCTATACCTAGCGCATCCGacgacaacaacaacaacaacactaataataataataataataataataataccaataacaataataataataatgaagcaGTTTATGATCTGAATCAAACATTATCGagtaattccttaatttttgaGCCGATGGAATTATGA